A genomic window from Candidatus Denitrolinea symbiosum includes:
- a CDS encoding cytochrome oxidase assembly protein, whose product MPHTQNRAVMNWLFFFAFVVAFLVVFGGIVRLTRSGLSIVEWNPVSGVVPPIGEKAWAEEFAKYQQTPEYQHINSWMTLDDYRFIFWLEWIHRFVARLAGLTYAIPVFYFLFSKAIPWREFGVYFLMGALFIGQAFMGWYMVASGLVDRPAVDHFRLTIHLLFALTLLGLALWTAFGHRYGFPASAAPAKWSPLSKLALASFVVLLIQISYGGLVAGLKAGHVSNTWPLMLGQWIPKGIFGADGFNWPNLFEVPQTVVYIHRWFAFLGLILVPLAYWQAKKRNYPPEIQRGLVWLTVAVTTQITLGVLIVLTNVNVPIASIHQAGAVTLFWLAIFFLHRLRALDRARS is encoded by the coding sequence ATGCCCCACACTCAAAACCGCGCTGTGATGAACTGGTTATTCTTCTTTGCATTCGTCGTCGCCTTCCTGGTCGTCTTCGGAGGGATCGTCCGCCTCACCCGCTCAGGTCTCTCCATCGTGGAATGGAATCCCGTCAGCGGGGTCGTCCCTCCCATCGGCGAGAAGGCCTGGGCCGAGGAGTTCGCCAAATATCAGCAGACGCCCGAATACCAGCACATCAACTCGTGGATGACTCTCGACGATTACCGCTTCATTTTCTGGCTCGAATGGATTCACCGCTTCGTCGCCCGGCTGGCCGGGCTGACCTACGCCATCCCCGTCTTTTATTTCCTCTTCAGCAAAGCCATCCCGTGGCGGGAGTTTGGCGTCTACTTCCTGATGGGGGCGCTCTTCATCGGACAGGCTTTCATGGGATGGTACATGGTCGCCAGCGGACTGGTGGACCGTCCCGCCGTGGACCATTTCCGCCTGACGATTCACCTGCTCTTTGCCTTGACCCTGCTCGGACTCGCGTTGTGGACGGCCTTCGGCCACCGCTACGGATTCCCCGCTTCCGCCGCGCCGGCGAAGTGGTCTCCGCTCTCGAAACTGGCCCTGGCCTCCTTCGTCGTTCTGCTGATTCAAATCTCCTACGGCGGTCTCGTCGCGGGACTGAAGGCGGGACACGTCTCGAACACCTGGCCGCTCATGCTGGGACAGTGGATTCCCAAGGGCATCTTCGGCGCGGACGGATTCAACTGGCCGAATCTCTTCGAAGTCCCGCAGACGGTGGTCTACATCCACCGCTGGTTCGCCTTCCTGGGACTGATCCTCGTGCCGCTGGCGTACTGGCAGGCGAAGAAGCGAAACTATCCCCCCGAAATTCAGCGCGGACTGGTCTGGCTGACTGTCGCGGTCACGACGCAGATCACGCTTGGCGTCCTCATCGTGCTGACCAACGTCAACGTCCCCATCGCCTCCATCCATCAGGCGGGCGCGGTGACGTTATTCTGGCTGGCGATATTTTTTCTCCACAGGCTGCGCGCGCTGGATCGCGCCCGCAGTTAA
- a CDS encoding recombinase RecA has translation MAKRSTPKEKVPAGPVMDEGKKAVLDKAVGDIIKRYGDGSIMRLGEAHTMQTETVPTGSLSLDIALGVGGVPRGRITEIYGPEASGKTTLCQHIVAEAQKMGGTAAYIDMEHALDPTYAAKCGVDINDLLVSQPDTGEQALEIVETLVRSGGVDLVVVDSVAALVPRSEIEGDMGDATMGVQARLMSQALRKLSGAINQTKTTVIFTNQLRQKIGVMFGNPETTTGGNALKFYASVRLDVRRIQSIKVGDEVIGNRTRVRVVKNKVAPPFRTAEFDIMFNEGISKVGDLLDLATQLEIVQKRGAFFSYGDVRIGQGRENAKDYLRANPDLAAEIENVIRAKALGGELSLPIDMGGDDSDGGLGDEEA, from the coding sequence ATGGCAAAACGATCCACCCCAAAAGAAAAAGTCCCCGCTGGCCCAGTAATGGACGAAGGCAAGAAGGCCGTGCTGGACAAAGCCGTCGGCGACATCATCAAACGCTACGGCGACGGTTCGATCATGCGCCTCGGCGAGGCCCACACCATGCAGACTGAAACCGTCCCGACCGGCTCGCTCTCGCTCGACATCGCCCTCGGCGTCGGCGGCGTGCCGCGCGGACGCATCACCGAAATCTACGGACCCGAGGCCTCGGGCAAGACCACCCTCTGTCAACACATCGTGGCCGAGGCCCAAAAGATGGGCGGAACCGCCGCGTACATAGACATGGAACACGCCCTCGACCCCACCTACGCGGCCAAATGCGGCGTGGACATCAACGACCTGCTCGTCTCCCAACCCGACACCGGCGAACAGGCCCTCGAAATCGTGGAAACCCTCGTCCGCTCCGGCGGCGTGGACCTGGTGGTGGTGGACTCCGTCGCCGCGCTCGTCCCCCGTTCCGAGATCGAAGGCGACATGGGCGACGCCACCATGGGCGTGCAAGCCAGACTCATGTCGCAGGCGCTGCGCAAACTCAGCGGCGCCATCAACCAGACCAAGACCACCGTCATCTTCACCAACCAACTGCGCCAGAAGATCGGCGTAATGTTCGGCAACCCCGAAACCACCACCGGCGGAAACGCCCTCAAATTCTACGCCTCCGTGCGCCTCGACGTGCGCCGCATCCAATCCATCAAAGTGGGCGACGAAGTCATCGGCAACCGCACCCGCGTGCGCGTCGTCAAAAACAAAGTCGCGCCGCCCTTCCGCACCGCCGAGTTCGACATCATGTTCAACGAAGGCATCTCCAAAGTCGGCGACCTGCTCGACCTCGCCACCCAGCTCGAGATCGTCCAAAAACGCGGCGCCTTCTTCTCCTACGGCGACGTCCGCATCGGGCAGGGACGCGAAAACGCCAAAGACTACCTGCGCGCCAACCCCGACCTCGCCGCAGAAATCGAAAACGTCATCCGCGCCAAAGCCCTCGGCGGCGAACTCTCCCTGCCCATCGACATGGGCGGCGACGATTCCGACGGCGGCCTGGGCGACGAAGAAGCATAA